One window of Globicephala melas chromosome 5, mGloMel1.2, whole genome shotgun sequence genomic DNA carries:
- the LOC138842682 gene encoding basic proline-rich protein-like, whose translation MAGQVFPSSGCPLLARAPESGKREESYRVAAVPAARRPQPRPPQGAEEPPRAPSRGAGPRAPEGAPRAPEVCGFTPPRRPAGRAPRPRRRRRLGGPTQRAPAAGRPDRRNRCPAPLAESPEPQADSTLPAALNGAFRRKGEAAEGGGGRTAGKQGAAAGPGAGAREEVSELGPQAAPLLASGQDSQGRPGPRGGGGPASTGEGVPAPRRSPPTPPAQPPDRDGVTRSRSAASPRPTRPPPPEPQYLQISPGQRLAPRPSAPSPSRGNRRHDRPAGPPPPPNRLPDRATLTGLPGRGGAKTRVAAPSRTTFLCCWSFGGGEGEGGKVGRWGSRGPRRPRRGAAESIQASGSRPTVPAAAAAAAAAATWGPGPRRRLLCSCAVSSREPHIPAQKAAPRTRPAAPPPPQPPPPLPGHAPSASRARPRDTPSPPPPRVAAWRAPPLDEGGCSGPQPC comes from the exons ATGGCGG GTCAAGTCTTCCCCAGTTCAGGCTGCCCCCTCCTGGCCCGCGCGCCCGAGTccgggaagagggaggaaagttACCGCGTCGCCGCCGTCCCGGCTGCTCGCCGGCCCCAGCCTCGCCCTCCGCAGGGGGCCGAGGAGCCGCCGCGAGCGCCCTCCCGAGGCGCCGGGCCCCGAGCGCCGGAGGGGGCACCCCGCGCCCCGGAAGTTTGCGGGTTCACTCCCCCACGGCGCCCCGCGGGACGCGCGCCCCGACCCCGCCGACGGCGGCGGCTAGGTGGCCCCACGCAGAGGGCCCCGGCGGCGGGGCGGCCCGATCGCAGAAATCGCTGTCCAGCCCCATTGGCAGAATCACCCGAGCCCCAGGCTGACTCAACCCTCCCGGCCGCACTCAACGGCGCCTTCCGGCGAAAGGGAGAGGCCGCagagggagggggcgggaggaCCGCCGGCAAGCAAGGAGCTGCGGCGGGACCTGGAGCAGGAGCACGAGAGGAAGTTTCAGAACTAGGGCCCCAAGCAGCTCCGCTCCTGGCCTCAGGACAAGACTCCCAGGGACGCCCGGGCCCGCGCGGAGGCGGCGGCCCGGCCTCAACTGGGGAGGGGGTCCCGGCGCCGCGCCGCTCCCCACCAACGCCCCCGGCCCAGCCCCCGGACCGCGACGGTGTAACCCGATCCCGTTCAGCCGCCAGTCCCCGCCCGACGCGGCCGCCACCGCCGGAGccacagtatctgcaaatcagCCCTGGACAGCGCCTCGCTCCGCGTCCTTCCGCGCCCTCCCCCTCCCGCGGCAACCGCCGCCACGACCGCCCGGCCGGCCCGCCGCCCCCACCCAACCGTCTCCCAGACCGCGCCACGCTTACCGGCCTTCCTGGGCGAGGAGGGGCGAAGACCCGCGTCGCCGCTCCTTCTCGGACTACTTTTCTTTGTTGCTGGAGTttcgggggaggggagggagagggcggAAAAGTTGGACGCTGGGGCAGTCGAGGCCCGCGAAGACCCAGGAGAGGGGCTGCAGAGAGTATTCAGGCCTCCGGCTCTCGCCCTACCgtcccggccgccgccgccgccgccgccgccgccgccacctgGGGCCCCGGACCTCGGCGGCGCTTGCTCTGCTCCTGCGCCGTGAGCTCTCGGGAGCCGCACATTCCAGCACAGAAGGCTGCGCCGCGCACCCGGCCCGCGGCGCCaccgccgccgcagccgccgccgccactCCCGGGACAcgccccctccgcctcccgcgcGCGCCCGCGGGACACGCCCTCTCCACCGCCCCCGCGCGTGGCCGCCTGGCGCGCCCCGCCCCTGGATGAAGGAGGTTGCTCTGGGCCCCAGCCGTGCTAG